Proteins from a single region of Callithrix jacchus isolate 240 chromosome 12, calJac240_pri, whole genome shotgun sequence:
- the IFIT2 gene encoding interferon-induced protein with tetratricopeptide repeats 2, with the protein MSENTKHSLESSLRHLKCHFTWNLMEGEKSLDDFEDKVFYRTEFQNREFRATMYNLLAYLKHLKGQNGEALECLQQAEELIQREHADQAEIRSLVTWGNYAWVYYHMGRLSDAQIYVDKVKHVCEKFSSPYRIESPELDCEEGWTRLKCGGNQNERAKVCFEKALEKNPKNPEFTSGLAIASYRLDNWPPSQNAIDPLRQAIRLSPDNQYLKVLLALKLHKMHKEGEEEGEGEKLVEEALDKAPDVTDVLRSAAKFYRRKDEPDKAIELLKKALNYMPNNAYLHCQIGCCYRAKILQVMNLRENEMYGKRKLLELIGHAVAHLKKADEANDNLFRVCSFLASLHALADQYEEAEYYFQKEFSKELMPAEKQLLHLRYGNFQLYQMKCEDKAIHHFIEGVKINQKSREKEKMENKLQKIAKMRLSKNEADSEALHILAFLQELNEEIQQADEEDSERGLETGSLIPSASSWNGAE; encoded by the coding sequence TGAGAACACAAAGCATTCCTTGGAGAGCAGCCTACGGCATCTAAAATGCCATTTTACCTGGAACTTGATGGAGGGAGAAAAATCCTTGGATGATTTTGAAGACAAAGTATTTTATCGGACTGAGTTTCAGAATCGTGAATTCAGAGCCACAATGTACAACCTACTGGCCTATCTAAAGCACCTCAAAGGCCAAAACGGGGAAGCCCTAGAATGCTTACAGCAAGCCGAAGAGTTAATCCAGCGAGAGCATGCTGACCAAGCAGAAATCAGAAGTCTGGTCACCTGGGGAAACTATGCCTGGGTCTACTATCACATGGGCCGACTCTCAGATGCTCAGATTTATGTAGATAAGGTGAAACATGTCTGTGAGAAGTTTTCCAGTCCCTacagaattgagagtccagagcTTGACTGTGAGGAAGGGTGGACACGGTTAAAGTGTGGAGGAAACCAAAATGAAAGAGCAAAGGTGTGCTTTGAGAAGGCTCTGGAAAAGAACCCAAAGAACCCAGAATTCACCTCTGGACTGGCAATAGCAAGCTACCGTCTGGACAACTGGCCACCATCTCAGAATGCTATTGACCCTCTGAGGCAAGCCATTAGGCTGAGTCCTGATAACCAGTATCTTAAAGTTCTCCTGGCTCTAAAGCTTCATAAGATGCataaagaaggggaagaggaaggtgaaggagagaagTTAGTTGAAGAAGCCTTGGACAAAGCCCCAGATGTAACAGATGTACTTCGCAGTGCAGCAAAGTTTTATCGAAGAAAAGATGAGCCAGACAAAGCTATTGAACTGCTTAAAAAGGCTTTAAATTACATGCCAAACAATGCTTACCTGCATTGCCAAATTGGGTGCTGCTATAGGGCAAAAATCCTCCAAGTAATGAATCTAAGAGAGAATGAAATGTATGGGAAAAGAAAGTTACTGGAGCTAATAGGACATGCTGTGGCTCATCTGAAGAAAGCTGATGAAGCCAATGATAACCTCTTCCGTGTCTGTTCCTTTCTGGCCAGCCTTCATGCTCTAGCAGATCAGTATGAAGAAGCAGAGTATTACTTCCAAAAGGAATTCAGTAAAGAACTTATGCCTGCAGAGAAACAGCTGCTCCATTTGCGGTATGGCAACTTTCAGCTGTATCAAATGAAGTGTGAAGACAAGGCCATCCACCACTTTATAGAGGGcgtaaaaataaaccagaaatcaagggagaaagagaagatggaaaacaaGCTGCAAAAAATTGCCAAAATGAGACTTTCTAAAAATGAAGCAGATTCTGAGGCTTTGCATATCTTAGCATTCCTTCAGGAGCTGAACGAAGAAATACAACAAGCAGATGAAGAAGACTCTGAGAGGGGTTTGGAAACTGGAAGCCTCATCCCTTCAGCATCAAGCTGGAATGGGGCTGAATAA